The following proteins come from a genomic window of Alnus glutinosa chromosome 10, dhAlnGlut1.1, whole genome shotgun sequence:
- the LOC133878955 gene encoding rust resistance kinase Lr10-like, with product MLAYNPCFGDVLPSTGLFQAAKMILGTPFVTAFLIYKCRRRHLSMYGVVEEFLRSHNNLMPISDRLVAIKILGKSKANGPDFTSKVATIGRIHYVNVVQLIGFCVKGSKWALVYEFMPNDSLNKYIFLPEVCTLLRYTQMYDIALRVTPRIEYLHQGCDMQILHFDNKPHNILLDENFTLKVFDFELAKLYLVNDSIISLTAARGTLGYMVPKLFHKNIGIGLGPCVGLTIVDNKIQAELENSLAY from the exons ATGTTGGCTTACAATCCATGCTTTGGTGATGTTCTTCCATCTACAGGACTATTCCAGGCAGCAAAAATGATATTGGGGACTCCATTTGTGACTGCATTCTTGATATATAAATGCCGTAGGAGGCACTTATCCATGTATGGTGTTGTTGAAGAATTTCTACGAAGTCACAATAACCTCATGCCAATAAG TGATCGCCTTGTGGCTATAAAGATATTAGGTAAATCCAAAGCTAACGGACCAGATTTTACAAGCAAAGTTGCAACCATTGGAAGGATTCACTATGTTAACGTAGTGCAGCTCATTGGTTTTTGCGTTAAAGGATCGAAATGGGCTCTTGTATATGAGTTCATGCCTAATGATTCTctaaataaatacatatttttgcCAGAAGTATGCACGCTTCTACGTTATACTCAAATGTATGATATAGCTCTAAGAGTGACTCCTAGGATTGAATATTTACATCAAGGATGTGACATGCAAATTTTACATTTTGATAACAAGCCTCACAACATTCTTCTTGATGAAAATTTTACTCTCAAAGTTTTTGACTTTGAACTAGCAAAATTATATCTAGTAAATGACAGCATTATTTCTTTGACTGCTGCAAGAGGGACATTAGGATACATGGTTCCAAAGTTGTTTCACAAAAATATTGGGATTGGGCTTGGGCCTTGCGTTGGGTTGACAATTGTGGACAATAAAATTCAAGCTGAATTGGAGAACTCACTAGCTTACTAG